Proteins encoded by one window of Cloeon dipterum chromosome 4, ieCloDipt1.1, whole genome shotgun sequence:
- the LOC135942208 gene encoding forkhead box protein N3-like isoform X1, translated as MAPERPGLDDERCTVGTVLLHTKAGAQNADIVKEGDGAAKMFTDVRVGSATQEDDDLTPLSWLQDKNLLRDIPLPGGTICAEGSTEPVEVQIEVREESVSSRADSPTSDYAEESSEHADSSSNSDTPLSPTILQQAMPISPIEQYDQNDVVPQPLTNTNHVGYDPKVHTSLKPPYSFSCLIFMAIEDSVTQKLPVKDIYAWITDHFPYFQTAPNGWKNSVRHNLSLNKCFKKVDKSPNVGKGSLWMVDHCYRPNLLQALKKVPYHPYMQLERFQALNNNNNNTIPNSQSCRLGNVESEPPVVSLVGRSNMLNPDLFPFLTQRLAAAGLQVPGAYTRHHNPPPPPPVHIESQEDVNAATAMLALKHGPRILGGISVLPDRGDHAQKTIPRTHETPQNLVITTSPSADHTYSAGPRSRSTLSPDEAYGEGSSSNESSHGNDSEEDEAEEQRKIAEGADALLNLAGICTAAQQPLKRTPLQSVTEPSAKRGRPPPPATPSRHRASQQQRRRERFHNR; from the exons ATGGCGCCTGAGCGGCCTGGTTTAGATGACGAGCGATGCACCGTCGGCACCGTCCTGCTGCACACAAAAGCTGGCGCCCAGAATGCAGACATCGTCAAG GAAGGAGATGGTGCAGCAAAGATGTTCACGGATGTGCGGGTTGGCTCCGCGACACAAGAGGACGACGACTTGACCCCCTTGTCGTGGctgcaagataaaaatttgcttagaG ATATCCCACTTCCTGGTGGCACAATATGTGCGGAGGGCTCGACAGAGCCAGTGGAAGTACAAATCGAGGTGCGTGAGGAGTCCGTGAGCAGTCGGGCCGACTCGCCGACCAGTGACTACGCGGAGGAGTCGAGCGAGCACGCTGACTCTTCTTCCAACAGTGACACTCCTTTGAGTCCGACCATTCTGCAGCAAGCCATGCCCATCAGCCCCATCGAGCAGTACGACCAAAATGACGTCGTCCCGCAGCCCCTCACAAACACCAACCACGTAGGCTATGACCCGAAG GTGCACACAAGTCTGAAGCCGCCCTACTCGTTCTCGTGCTTGATTTTCATGGCCATCGAAGACAGCGTGACGCAGAAGCTGCCTGTCAAGGACATCTACGCGTGGATCACGGACCACTTTCCCTACTTCCAGACCGCTCCCAACGGTTGGAAGAACAGCGTCCGCCACAATTTGTCCCTCAACAAGTGCTTCAAGAAAGTGGACAAAAGCCCC AACGTCGGCAAGGGTTCGCTATGGATGGTTGACCACTGCTACCGGCCCAACTTGCTGCAAGCCCTCAAGAAGGTGCCTTACCATCCGTACATGCAGCTGGAGCGCTTTCAAGCCCtcaataataacaacaataatacGATCCCTAACAGCCAAAG CTGTCGCCTTGGCAACGTGGAGAGTGAGCCGCCAGTGGTGTCTCTGGTGGGACGCAGCAACATGCTAAACCCGGATTTGTTCCCTTTCCTCACCCAGCGGCTGGCGGCCGCAGGTCTGCAGGTGCCGGGTGCTTACACCCGTCACCACAAccctccgccgccgcccccaGTGCACATTGAGTCGCAGGAGGACGTGAACGCAGCCACCGCGATGCTCGCTCTCAAGCATGGCCCGCGCATCCTCGGTGGAATCAGTG TCTTGCCTGATCGAGGGGACCATGCCCAGAAGACCATCCCCCGCACACACGAA ACTCCTCAAAACCTGGTAATCACAACCTCGCCAAGCGCTGACCACACGTACAGCGCTGGTCCCCGCTCCAGGTCCACCTTGTCCCCGGACGAGGCTTACGGCGAGGGTTCGTCATCCAACGAAAG CTCGCACGGCAACGACTCGGAGGAGGACGAAGCTGAGGAGCAGCGTAAAATCGCTGAGGGCGCTGACGCCTTGCTCAACCTGGCGGGCATCTGCACCGCGGCGCAGCAGCCACTCAAGCGAACACCGCTCCAGTCGGTCACGGAGCCGTCGGCCAAGCGAGGGCGGCCTCCGCCCCCGGCCACCCCCAGCAGGCACCGGGCGTCGCAGCAGCAGAGGCGCAGAGAGCGCTTCCACAATCGGTAg
- the LOC135942208 gene encoding forkhead box protein N3-like isoform X2: MAPERPGLDDERCTVGTVLLHTKAGAQNADIVKEGDGAAKMFTDVRVGSATQEDDDLTPLSWLQDKNLLRDIPLPGGTICAEGSTEPVEVQIEVREESVSSRADSPTSDYAEESSEHADSSSNSDTPLSPTILQQAMPISPIEQYDQNDVVPQPLTNTNHVHTSLKPPYSFSCLIFMAIEDSVTQKLPVKDIYAWITDHFPYFQTAPNGWKNSVRHNLSLNKCFKKVDKSPNVGKGSLWMVDHCYRPNLLQALKKVPYHPYMQLERFQALNNNNNNTIPNSQSCRLGNVESEPPVVSLVGRSNMLNPDLFPFLTQRLAAAGLQVPGAYTRHHNPPPPPPVHIESQEDVNAATAMLALKHGPRILGGISVLPDRGDHAQKTIPRTHETPQNLVITTSPSADHTYSAGPRSRSTLSPDEAYGEGSSSNESSHGNDSEEDEAEEQRKIAEGADALLNLAGICTAAQQPLKRTPLQSVTEPSAKRGRPPPPATPSRHRASQQQRRRERFHNR, from the exons ATGGCGCCTGAGCGGCCTGGTTTAGATGACGAGCGATGCACCGTCGGCACCGTCCTGCTGCACACAAAAGCTGGCGCCCAGAATGCAGACATCGTCAAG GAAGGAGATGGTGCAGCAAAGATGTTCACGGATGTGCGGGTTGGCTCCGCGACACAAGAGGACGACGACTTGACCCCCTTGTCGTGGctgcaagataaaaatttgcttagaG ATATCCCACTTCCTGGTGGCACAATATGTGCGGAGGGCTCGACAGAGCCAGTGGAAGTACAAATCGAGGTGCGTGAGGAGTCCGTGAGCAGTCGGGCCGACTCGCCGACCAGTGACTACGCGGAGGAGTCGAGCGAGCACGCTGACTCTTCTTCCAACAGTGACACTCCTTTGAGTCCGACCATTCTGCAGCAAGCCATGCCCATCAGCCCCATCGAGCAGTACGACCAAAATGACGTCGTCCCGCAGCCCCTCACAAACACCAACCAC GTGCACACAAGTCTGAAGCCGCCCTACTCGTTCTCGTGCTTGATTTTCATGGCCATCGAAGACAGCGTGACGCAGAAGCTGCCTGTCAAGGACATCTACGCGTGGATCACGGACCACTTTCCCTACTTCCAGACCGCTCCCAACGGTTGGAAGAACAGCGTCCGCCACAATTTGTCCCTCAACAAGTGCTTCAAGAAAGTGGACAAAAGCCCC AACGTCGGCAAGGGTTCGCTATGGATGGTTGACCACTGCTACCGGCCCAACTTGCTGCAAGCCCTCAAGAAGGTGCCTTACCATCCGTACATGCAGCTGGAGCGCTTTCAAGCCCtcaataataacaacaataatacGATCCCTAACAGCCAAAG CTGTCGCCTTGGCAACGTGGAGAGTGAGCCGCCAGTGGTGTCTCTGGTGGGACGCAGCAACATGCTAAACCCGGATTTGTTCCCTTTCCTCACCCAGCGGCTGGCGGCCGCAGGTCTGCAGGTGCCGGGTGCTTACACCCGTCACCACAAccctccgccgccgcccccaGTGCACATTGAGTCGCAGGAGGACGTGAACGCAGCCACCGCGATGCTCGCTCTCAAGCATGGCCCGCGCATCCTCGGTGGAATCAGTG TCTTGCCTGATCGAGGGGACCATGCCCAGAAGACCATCCCCCGCACACACGAA ACTCCTCAAAACCTGGTAATCACAACCTCGCCAAGCGCTGACCACACGTACAGCGCTGGTCCCCGCTCCAGGTCCACCTTGTCCCCGGACGAGGCTTACGGCGAGGGTTCGTCATCCAACGAAAG CTCGCACGGCAACGACTCGGAGGAGGACGAAGCTGAGGAGCAGCGTAAAATCGCTGAGGGCGCTGACGCCTTGCTCAACCTGGCGGGCATCTGCACCGCGGCGCAGCAGCCACTCAAGCGAACACCGCTCCAGTCGGTCACGGAGCCGTCGGCCAAGCGAGGGCGGCCTCCGCCCCCGGCCACCCCCAGCAGGCACCGGGCGTCGCAGCAGCAGAGGCGCAGAGAGCGCTTCCACAATCGGTAg
- the LOC135942208 gene encoding forkhead box protein N3-like isoform X3 has translation MHRRHRPAAHKSWRPECRHRQDIPLPGGTICAEGSTEPVEVQIEVREESVSSRADSPTSDYAEESSEHADSSSNSDTPLSPTILQQAMPISPIEQYDQNDVVPQPLTNTNHVGYDPKVHTSLKPPYSFSCLIFMAIEDSVTQKLPVKDIYAWITDHFPYFQTAPNGWKNSVRHNLSLNKCFKKVDKSPNVGKGSLWMVDHCYRPNLLQALKKVPYHPYMQLERFQALNNNNNNTIPNSQSCRLGNVESEPPVVSLVGRSNMLNPDLFPFLTQRLAAAGLQVPGAYTRHHNPPPPPPVHIESQEDVNAATAMLALKHGPRILGGISVLPDRGDHAQKTIPRTHETPQNLVITTSPSADHTYSAGPRSRSTLSPDEAYGEGSSSNESSHGNDSEEDEAEEQRKIAEGADALLNLAGICTAAQQPLKRTPLQSVTEPSAKRGRPPPPATPSRHRASQQQRRRERFHNR, from the exons ATGCACCGTCGGCACCGTCCTGCTGCACACAAAAGCTGGCGCCCAGAATGCAGACATCGTCAAG ATATCCCACTTCCTGGTGGCACAATATGTGCGGAGGGCTCGACAGAGCCAGTGGAAGTACAAATCGAGGTGCGTGAGGAGTCCGTGAGCAGTCGGGCCGACTCGCCGACCAGTGACTACGCGGAGGAGTCGAGCGAGCACGCTGACTCTTCTTCCAACAGTGACACTCCTTTGAGTCCGACCATTCTGCAGCAAGCCATGCCCATCAGCCCCATCGAGCAGTACGACCAAAATGACGTCGTCCCGCAGCCCCTCACAAACACCAACCACGTAGGCTATGACCCGAAG GTGCACACAAGTCTGAAGCCGCCCTACTCGTTCTCGTGCTTGATTTTCATGGCCATCGAAGACAGCGTGACGCAGAAGCTGCCTGTCAAGGACATCTACGCGTGGATCACGGACCACTTTCCCTACTTCCAGACCGCTCCCAACGGTTGGAAGAACAGCGTCCGCCACAATTTGTCCCTCAACAAGTGCTTCAAGAAAGTGGACAAAAGCCCC AACGTCGGCAAGGGTTCGCTATGGATGGTTGACCACTGCTACCGGCCCAACTTGCTGCAAGCCCTCAAGAAGGTGCCTTACCATCCGTACATGCAGCTGGAGCGCTTTCAAGCCCtcaataataacaacaataatacGATCCCTAACAGCCAAAG CTGTCGCCTTGGCAACGTGGAGAGTGAGCCGCCAGTGGTGTCTCTGGTGGGACGCAGCAACATGCTAAACCCGGATTTGTTCCCTTTCCTCACCCAGCGGCTGGCGGCCGCAGGTCTGCAGGTGCCGGGTGCTTACACCCGTCACCACAAccctccgccgccgcccccaGTGCACATTGAGTCGCAGGAGGACGTGAACGCAGCCACCGCGATGCTCGCTCTCAAGCATGGCCCGCGCATCCTCGGTGGAATCAGTG TCTTGCCTGATCGAGGGGACCATGCCCAGAAGACCATCCCCCGCACACACGAA ACTCCTCAAAACCTGGTAATCACAACCTCGCCAAGCGCTGACCACACGTACAGCGCTGGTCCCCGCTCCAGGTCCACCTTGTCCCCGGACGAGGCTTACGGCGAGGGTTCGTCATCCAACGAAAG CTCGCACGGCAACGACTCGGAGGAGGACGAAGCTGAGGAGCAGCGTAAAATCGCTGAGGGCGCTGACGCCTTGCTCAACCTGGCGGGCATCTGCACCGCGGCGCAGCAGCCACTCAAGCGAACACCGCTCCAGTCGGTCACGGAGCCGTCGGCCAAGCGAGGGCGGCCTCCGCCCCCGGCCACCCCCAGCAGGCACCGGGCGTCGCAGCAGCAGAGGCGCAGAGAGCGCTTCCACAATCGGTAg
- the Ndfip gene encoding NEDD4 family-interacting protein 1-like translates to MDRNIRYEMVASQDYDDEHQRGASAPTTSHLAVALPPEMEQAAAMSLPMGMVDDIPPPKADFTAPPPYELATKLPSYEEAQQQKMQEQYGDGAPPHLSTHININNPQQSPLTFLAIDTEDCSTETSLLGSDFTFFTAFLVAFLFNWIGFLLLMCFCHTIAARYGALSGFGLSLAKWTLIVKHSTDLASRENIWLWWLIMAFGLLICARATIQYLHIKREWSLLSRSAQERLVFFY, encoded by the exons ATGGATCGGAACATACGATACGAAATG GTTGCTAGTCAAGACTACGACGACGAACACCAAAGGGGTGCGTCTGCACCCACCACCTCGCACTTGGCCGTGGCTCTGCCGCCCGAAATGGAGCAGGCGGCAGCAATGAGCTTGCCAATG GGCATGGTTGACGATATACCACCCCCGAAAGCGGACTTCACAGCACCGCCGCCCTACGAACTGGCCACAAAGCTGCCGTCCTATGAAGAGGCGcagcaacaaaaaatgcaagaacAATATGGG gaTGGCGCGCCTCCACACCTCTCCACTCACATCAATATCAATAATCCTCAGCAGTCACCACTAACATTTTTGGCCATCGACACTGAAGACTGCAGCACCGAAACTAGCCTCCTAGGCagcgattttactttttttacaGCGTTTTTAG TGGCATTCCTCTTTAACTGGATTGGATTTCTGCTGCTGATGTGCTTTTGCCACACGATCGCCGCCCGATACGGTGCCCTGTCAGGTTTTGGCCTCTCCCTGGCCAAGTGGACCCTGATTGTAAAGCATTCAACAGACCTTGCCTCCAGGGAGAACATCTGGTTGTGGTGGCTCATAATGGCTTTTG GGTTATTGATCTGCGCCAGGGCCACAATTCAGTACCTGCACATCAAGCGAGAGTGGAGTCTGCTGTCACGCAGCGCTCAGGAACGCCTTGTCTTTTTCTATTGA